The Prevotella sp. E2-28 genome includes the window GCAATCGTGTGAAGCGCGTGTACTTCCAAGATTAAAGCGTAAAGTTTCGGGCAAAAAGTTGGCACTTTCAAGAAAAATGTGTAATTTTGCACCCAATCTACGCTTAAAACAAACGAAAGAATAGAAATGGAACAAGTTTTCAGTTACATTATCCAGTTAGGAGCGTCGGTCATGATGCCGATACTCTTCACGATTATTGGTTTATGCATCGGCATGAAGTTTGGTAAGTCGCTCAAGAGCGGACTCTATGTGGGTGTCGGTTTTGTGGGCCTTGGCATTGTCACAGCTCTGTTGACTACCAATTTTAATACTCCTCTTGATGCTATCTCGAAGATCTTCAACCTGAATCTGGCTGTATTTGATATGGGTTGGCCTGCTGCCGCTGCAGTGGCTTATAATACGGCTGTGGGTGCGCTGATTATCCCCATCTGCTTGGGTATAAACTTCCTGTTACTTATCACAAAATGTACACGTACGGTGAATATCGACTTGTGGAACTACTGGCATTTCGCTTTCATTGGTGCAGTGGCTTATTTCGTGATGGACCAGAGTTTGCTGTGGGGCTATTTTGCTGCAATCAGCTGTTATATCGTGACACTGGTGATGGCTGACCTGACTGCTGACCGTTTCCAGAAGTATTATGATAACATGGATGGTATCAGTATTCCGCAGCCTTTCTGTCAGAGTTTTACACCGTTTGCCATTGCTATCAACTGGTTGCTTGACCGTATTCCTGGCTTCTCGAAGCTTGATATTGATGCTGAAGGATTGAAGAAGAAGTTTGGCGTGTTGGGTGAACCACTGGTACTGGGTGTTATCGTAGGTGCCTTGATTGGTGCTGCAGCTCATTTTGATCACTTTACTGATTTTGCTGCTTATGCAGCTGGTTTCGATTCTACGACGGATGCCGTGATGAGTATCGTGAAGTCAGTACTCTTCCTAGGTGTTACGATGGGTGCTGTGATGGAACTGATACCTCGTATTACTCGTCTGTTTATTGATGGCTTGATGCCTATTTCTGAGAAAACTCAGGAAGTGGTGAAACGTAAGTTCAAGGGTAAGAAGGTGTATATTGGTATGTCACCTGCACTGGTAATCGGTCATCCTACAACGTTGGTGGTATCGTTGCTGCTTATTCCTGTGACGCTGGTTCTGGCAATAGCCCTTTCAAAAGCAGAAAATCAGTTCTTGCCATTGGCTTCATTGGCAGGTATGTTCTATGTGTTTGTAATGGTGCTGCCCTACACCAAGGGTAATGTGGTAAAGACA containing:
- a CDS encoding PTS galactitol transporter subunit IIC, with translation MEQVFSYIIQLGASVMMPILFTIIGLCIGMKFGKSLKSGLYVGVGFVGLGIVTALLTTNFNTPLDAISKIFNLNLAVFDMGWPAAAAVAYNTAVGALIIPICLGINFLLLITKCTRTVNIDLWNYWHFAFIGAVAYFVMDQSLLWGYFAAISCYIVTLVMADLTADRFQKYYDNMDGISIPQPFCQSFTPFAIAINWLLDRIPGFSKLDIDAEGLKKKFGVLGEPLVLGVIVGALIGAAAHFDHFTDFAAYAAGFDSTTDAVMSIVKSVLFLGVTMGAVMELIPRITRLFIDGLMPISEKTQEVVKRKFKGKKVYIGMSPALVIGHPTTLVVSLLLIPVTLVLAIALSKAENQFLPLASLAGMFYVFVMVLPYTKGNVVKTFIVGLVAVTIGLYFVTDMAPAFTNAANTVFEATQDKSAQIPDGFQAGAMDFASSLFGYVIYACVKYLQWIGMGVLSLITIGMVAWNRMRIVKEEKQ